A genomic window from Thiomonas arsenitoxydans includes:
- a CDS encoding IS5-like element ISThsp21 family transposase (programmed frameshift), whose protein sequence is MAKRAESWVVTDAFWQRAEPLVPQRVAPVDRVYKRRPGAGRPPKPARQVFEAIVYVLRTGCQWKALPKERFGSASAVHKRFLEWEKAGFFEALWKAGLAEYDDMQGIAWRWQSVDGAMTRAPLAQQSVGPNPTDRGKKNGSKRHLLVDGRGVPLLLIVTGANINDCKRLDEVLSAIMVKRESPPSRRHKHLCADAGYRGADNARTIEKHDNIAHVVSRRKEADIKRRDPTKKARRWVVEVCHSWFNRLRKLLVRYEKLERSFVALNHLAAAIIAFRKVPLQVNIIYG, encoded by the exons TTGGCCAAGCGAGCGGAGTCGTGGGTCGTGACGGATGCATTCTGGCAACGGGCGGAGCCTTTGGTTCCACAGCGGGTCGCGCCGGTCGACAGGGTGTATAAGCGCAGGCCCGGGGCGGGGCGACCGCCGAAGCCAGCGCGGCAGGTGTTTGAGGCGATTGTGTACGTGCTGCGCACGGGCTGTCAGTGGAAGGCGTTGCCCAAGGAGCGATTTGGCAGTGCCAGCGCCGTGCACAAGCGCTTCCTGGAGTGGGAAAAGGCAGGTTTCTTCGAGGCGCTGTGGAAGGCCGGCTTGGCCGAGTACGACGACATGCAAGGCATTGCGTGGCGATGGCAGAGCGTGGACGGCGCGATGACGCGTGCGCCGCTGGCACAGCAATCCGTCGGGCCAAACCCGACGGATCGGGGGAA AAAAAATGGGAGCAAGCGTCACCTGCTGGTGGACGGCCGTGGCGTCCCGTTGTTGCTCATCGTGACCGGGGCGAACATCAATGACTGCAAGCGCCTGGACGAGGTGCTGAGCGCGATCATGGTCAAGCGCGAGAGCCCACCGTCGCGGCGCCACAAGCACCTGTGCGCAGACGCCGGCTATCGCGGTGCCGACAACGCTCGCACCATCGAAAAGCATGACAACATCGCCCACGTCGTCAGCCGCCGCAAAGAGGCAGACATCAAGCGGCGTGACCCGACGAAGAAGGCGCGACGTTGGGTCGTCGAGGTCTGCCATAGCTGGTTCAACCGGTTGCGCAAGCTGCTGGTGCGCTACGAGAAGCTCGAGCGCAGTTTCGTCGCGCTCAACCACCTCGCCGCAGCGATCATTGCGTTCCGGAAGGTGCCGCTCCAGGTCAATATTATTTACGGATAG
- the cobA gene encoding uroporphyrinogen-III C-methyltransferase: MPNPADPSRFTVHLVGAGPGDPELLTLKAARVLQRATVALVDDLVNPGCLKHLAADCRIVSVGKRGGCASTPQDFIERLMVYEALRGERVVRLKGGDPLVFGRAGEEIAALHAVGLQVEVVPGITAGVAAAAAARTSLTHRHHAPGVAFITGHRQPDGSPLRWAALAKSGLTLAIYMGVAEASSIEAGLLQGGLPPETPAMLVQAASCTEERLVATRLADLCKTIQTKEVGSPCVMLIGEALQEAVQLLHTPNNSSWSEDAVHAEEHVRQYVAA; the protein is encoded by the coding sequence ATGCCCAACCCCGCTGACCCTTCTCGATTCACCGTCCACCTCGTCGGCGCAGGTCCGGGCGATCCGGAGTTGCTCACCCTCAAGGCAGCGCGCGTGCTGCAGCGGGCCACAGTGGCCCTGGTCGACGATCTGGTCAATCCCGGCTGTCTGAAACATCTCGCGGCGGACTGCCGCATCGTTTCAGTAGGCAAGCGTGGCGGGTGTGCCAGCACACCGCAAGACTTCATCGAGCGGCTCATGGTGTATGAGGCCCTTCGTGGTGAGCGTGTCGTACGCCTCAAAGGAGGTGATCCACTGGTTTTTGGTCGGGCAGGAGAAGAAATTGCAGCCTTGCACGCAGTCGGTCTCCAAGTTGAGGTCGTTCCTGGCATCACGGCCGGCGTGGCGGCAGCAGCGGCAGCACGCACATCCCTTACCCATCGACACCATGCACCGGGTGTGGCATTCATCACCGGCCACCGTCAACCGGATGGCAGCCCACTGCGCTGGGCAGCACTTGCCAAATCAGGGCTGACCCTAGCCATTTACATGGGTGTCGCCGAAGCCTCATCCATCGAAGCGGGACTGCTGCAGGGGGGGCTTCCACCCGAAACACCTGCGATGCTGGTTCAGGCTGCCAGTTGCACAGAGGAGCGCCTCGTCGCTACCCGTCTAGCCGACCTCTGCAAAACTATTCAAACCAAGGAAGTAGGCTCCCCTTGCGTGATGCTCATTGGGGAAGCCTTGCAAGAAGCTGTGCAGCTATTGCACACGCCCAATAACTCGTCCTGGTCTGAGGATGCCGTGCATGCTGAAGAACATGTGCGTCAATATGTGGCCGCTTGA
- the ybiB gene encoding DNA-binding protein YbiB, which yields MFNPASQLPIALETGPGRFNPEALSMLRTIGRGADGSRNLSREQARILMGWLLRREVSDAQIGGLLLALRMKGESAEELEGFTLAVQQTIAPMVVRTARPVVVIPSANGARRLPNQVPLLAALLREQDFPVLVIDAPSTEHGRLPTEPLWKALGMHVASGVEQAQQWLEQNEAVLLPLNTLSPELHRLLQWRNVLGVRNGGHSVVKMLNPLQSPSLLVTAYTHPEYAQLMQEVLLALRQPALLLRGCEGEAVGHPNRDTERLSLYADGAVQKWPAGAPFIPCPHMPDGLDLNASADWTHAVLDGYLLPPEPLARQMASIRNMCEAIMAPASTGANALAIATPLTCSRAEDPHAQPR from the coding sequence ATGTTCAACCCCGCTTCCCAGCTTCCCATAGCACTTGAGACCGGCCCGGGCCGATTCAATCCCGAGGCTTTGTCAATGTTGCGCACCATCGGTCGCGGCGCGGACGGCAGCCGCAATCTGAGCCGCGAACAAGCCCGCATTCTGATGGGCTGGCTGCTGCGGCGTGAAGTCTCTGACGCCCAGATTGGCGGCCTCCTGCTGGCCTTGCGCATGAAGGGCGAGAGCGCCGAAGAACTTGAAGGCTTCACCCTGGCCGTGCAGCAGACCATCGCCCCCATGGTGGTGCGCACCGCGCGTCCCGTCGTGGTCATTCCCAGCGCGAACGGCGCTCGCCGCCTGCCCAACCAGGTACCCTTGCTCGCCGCACTCCTGCGCGAACAAGATTTTCCCGTTCTGGTGATTGACGCCCCGTCCACTGAGCACGGACGCCTGCCCACCGAACCCCTATGGAAAGCGCTGGGTATGCATGTCGCCTCGGGTGTCGAGCAGGCGCAACAGTGGCTCGAACAAAACGAAGCCGTGCTGCTGCCGCTGAACACCCTCAGCCCAGAGCTGCACCGATTGCTGCAATGGCGCAACGTGCTCGGCGTGCGCAACGGCGGTCACTCCGTAGTCAAGATGCTCAATCCTTTGCAGTCACCCAGCCTGCTCGTGACGGCCTACACCCATCCGGAGTATGCGCAGCTAATGCAAGAGGTTTTGCTTGCCTTGCGGCAGCCCGCCTTGCTGCTTCGAGGCTGCGAGGGCGAGGCCGTGGGCCATCCCAACCGCGACACGGAGCGTCTGAGCCTATATGCCGATGGCGCAGTGCAAAAGTGGCCTGCCGGTGCGCCGTTCATTCCTTGCCCGCATATGCCCGATGGACTCGATCTGAACGCCAGCGCGGACTGGACACATGCCGTGCTCGACGGCTATTTGCTGCCGCCTGAGCCCTTGGCGCGACAGATGGCCAGCATCCGCAACATGTGCGAGGCCATCATGGCCCCCGCTAGCACGGGTGCCAACGCGTTAGCGATTGCCACTCCACTGACCTGCTCACGCGCGGAGGACCCTCATGCCCAACCCCGCTGA